From the Leishmania panamensis strain MHOM/PA/94/PSC-1 chromosome 31 sequence genome, one window contains:
- a CDS encoding protein kinase, putative (TriTrypDB/GeneDB-style sysID: LpmP.31.1460), translated as MTSPHFVAQPHFVGMLQEGAVETAPSSQVHHPEVSATVSCGSAVDHSVPVSVSVSISAVEASASTKSSPHWEPRSSSTNSPKELRRSQRCYEGAKPCEVFSTPPMHEAVSNEEKKLSLLHARLACSSDMQLRATQAVCTCMPAPNEHMEIVPFLTSQSPVESLYSSNPAAAASIPTLDDPSKITMASVSSLSLNADSSMDSELHLRTNSLVYYSPHIHHDASVESLETDAALHRSHAVISSPTSCLHASSVVAPCAGVSSPLSSQARESMTLTKLRVESPCGEGSRSSSPTVMPGDASCIISDTFAPTPEKPDRLLLRTLTSEEGACVPPLSTPTTTQHTVPPTTTTQVAKQAVDAKGGVIPTVPAISLPVARSAPISDSERSLASIPVLGYGPRSTPNACSLASARSCRSARSARHSNRYSSTLRNDVPDLKELFPTLPEALYIARDRLCISHDRKRRLGSGAYGIVQQAELYPPGVEVPRIFTPTTESLASASIASTPRFSPANGCVSTHSFSSIAAAIGVSENVGGVSNSVHCGAEQTSGPGTIVPVAETSGHTHLGVVSMFSSNSITPAELPLHQQPYSEQSALFYNSLGPGVRWSSAVEFVKDPSWARAPSLSDSPTPNVTAVQSTVLSAPSASHETPVFGAVSPASPATPASPPLSPFFDRPLRRETTAVTPMDFSGQMQGDLQLPAGLELRLGQTAGLCADSLTSSPVLPGHPRGSDHSAATAADNTDDSTVRTSICEEGRDCPTSVLVSARPARAEGDAVEGETEPDMKCTMTSSTGRQTLESPLSPIEKGYTYRSSTMRVGHRVASEHEDESEGSRPRTYASFTSPTTRCDSLDTALTAATEGRQTSRCETVVPPVTVDVSLHCTLSQTPNLVSSKLVNDVDAADHTAQAVAMVGADTNDKAQVEGYCCPPNVLPCAVVKESSCIDAPPAVVAPAQVIYIRPSDPLSTVERCATELTTVGDREEGNEDEPAEKTSAGLESQGTEARRQGIQESREVSGASFLMRVSCLELQLTCDGAGDEMLAPTAQQAIKRTVQAAREEHRHTVNQTEEMEQQPGAGLSLRRRGHGSSSARLVVQDEARSDGEGATAISTDVVVTAAAQKAERVTQCFTHLSTGTPTLTSAPTAKGTNTGFFDPLTHVRGGAGASETLGGQVAPSSISSSLISGSTILTGAAATTSTVSATSTLRPGSLGGVLLSSGITNPLQSSFDFSRNPIARYGVNSSMMSDALSNGTVPFRSVATKVIDKMDLARNTMKLNAFHNELRMASRLHHPCLVNIFGVAEDAANFYLVMDLAEKGNLAQYQEQFGVGATREMAPRFMADVVLALEYLRDGSQHSYWMTPSHDSAGDILLHDRSRSTSRKVGIRGATGAASTMEPHGFSDSTCLHSSYQDSERTAAAAAPKGLALCASITPLPSQPTGETEGTGDIGEDMCSSTSVLGLAWQESLCEPSELPSRTSSIAFGHEPPAPPHALTFPRQQSDTGGFLALQDSIIVHRDLKPENLLLTWDFHVKLADFGDACFYGDDEANDFGGTPSYISPEVVARCKASPYSDLWALGCVLYELLVGERLFSGSLVEVGNAVQKFKPESLVFPDLLMSTTANSSGAEGKGAQGRGSGAGAAISEAAKDLVRQLLQPVPEERLGSAERGGFDALKAHSFFAEINWEKVLQTSNMTTTNTNYTAALAEYLEPAEMMVYCSPVKLLPNVEGGSCKEYLNGKGSSANSRNTQGMLVMVLTDAPRLFLVNPDLDMMQLEIPWSMELHVRVLRAECFTITVPVSDALRSLLTPAPESPLSPKTTSGTNPMLSSSSFSAATASMITCTFFDFNRRADLWGVKIHHVQSMCSERPAPGSAAWASLSCHHSPPAIPMAGEGSHFPLFVASSPPQPQNQKCRGTFTPSPYSGSGCLQPLRGTPCTMRTGSLGNMTISSSEHSIGAPRSCAELSSYACGGALSARITPVARARFSPSAHCSSVSPSSAFTVSNSAAAATPGASSVMLRSSDLVQPPSCIGAALPSRQRRSNIVTVTIASSIANDPPRGFLHTSRVNVGSTESTSGPKSPLGFGCTKTEMWVGHATPPALCNTTNTSPNTTGASTTSTIIIPVCYEDSPQSDVNLSATRWSGCLPTPATSVCTSAEVLHSLSLSAATAFVAGSVPEMVLRLCSNGDAATPPLACCSRSECSEGDSLLANSFEGANETQSPSEDTPGPLSTPRQVSGATGTPAGLWSPRLCRENAEGGTVSSGAPITPLRETTSTAAAAKLPIKTSQARQQYQLTQKMKSKP; from the coding sequence ATGACTTCCCCACACTTTGTAGCTCAACCACACTTCGTAGGGATGCTGCAGGAGGGAGCTGTGGAAACGGCGCCGTCATCCCAAGTACACCACCCCGAAGTCTCTGCAACGGTGTCTTGCGGTAGCGCTGTTGACCACTCCGTACCTGTTAGTGTGTCTGTCTCCATATCCGCTGTTGAGGCTTCAGCGAGTACGAAATCCTCACCACATTGGGAGCCCCGCAGCAGTAGCACCAACAGTCCCAAAGAACTGAGGCGTAGTCAACGATGCTACGAAGGTGCTAAACCGTGCGAGGTCTTTTCTACGCCACCCATGCATGAAGCGGTCAGTaatgaagagaagaagctctctctcctgcatGCACGGTTGGCCTGCAGCTCTGACATGCAGCTGCGAGCCACGCAGGCAGTCTGCACATGTATGCCTGCGCCAAATGAACACATGGAGATCGTTCCTTTCCTCACCTCACAGTCACCGGTGGAGTCGCTATACTCGAGTAAccccgccgcagctgcctctATTCCCACTTTAGATGACCCCTCGAAGATTACGATGGCATCCGTGTCATCACTCAGTCTCAACGCCGATAGCAGCATGGACAGCGAGTTGCACTTGCGCACCAACTCACTAGTGTATTACAGTCCACATATCCACCATGACGCCAGCGTTGAGAGCCTTGAGACGgacgctgcactgcacaGAAGTCACGCAGTGATCTCGTCCCCTACTTCATGCTTGCACGCGTCCTCCGTGGTTGCGCCATGTGCGGGAGTATCGTCCCCTCTTAGCTCTCAGGCCAGAGAATCAATGACGCTGACGAAGCTGCGGGTAGAGTCCCCCTGCGGTGAAGGCAGTCGAAGCTCGTCACCTACTGTCATGCCTGGCGACGCTTCCTGTATCATCTCTGACACATTCGCGCCGACCCCGGAAAAGCCTGATCGCCTTCTGCTGCGTACGTTGACCAGTGAGGAGGGAGCTTGCGTGCCGCCGCTTAGCACTCCCACCACAACGCAGCACACTGTCCCACCAACTACGACAACCCAGGTAGCGAAGCAAGCAGTAGACGCTAAGGGCGGTGTCATCCCAACTGTGCCGGCGATTTCCCTCCCCGTCGCTCGCTCTGCCCCCATTAGCGATTCAGAACGTAGCCTGGCCAGCATCCCTGTTCTCGGGTACGGCCCGCGCAGCACCCCCAACGCCTGCTCCTTGGCTTCTGCTCGCTCGTGCCGCTCCGCCCGGTCAGCGCGTCACTCCAATCGCTACAGCAGCACACTGCGCAACGACGTGCCAGATCTGAAAGAGCTTTTTCCTACTTTGCCCGAGGCGCTATACATCGCGCGTGATCGACTGTGTATCTCTCACGATAGAAAGCGGCGACTCGGGTCTGGCGCCTACGGCATCGTGCAACAAGCTGAGCTCTACCCCCCAGGTGTTGAGGTCCCGCGCATCTTCACGCCGACGACAGAAAGTCTTGCGAGCGCGTCGATTGCCAGCACGCCGAGATTCTCGCCAGCCAACGGATGCGTCTCCACGCACAGCTTCTCATCCATCGCCGCTGCTATCGGAGTCAGCGAGAATGTGGGTGGGGTCAGCAACAGTGTCCACTGTGGGGCCGAGCAGACGAGTGGACCCGGGACTATTGTGCCGGTCGCCGAAACGAGCGGTCACACCCACTTGGGTGTGGTGTCGATgttcagcagcaacagcatcaCCCCCGCGGAGCTaccgctgcaccagcagccgtACAGCGAGCAGTCCGCATTGTTCTACAACAGCCTTGGTCCCGGAGTTCGATGGAGCAGCGCGGTGGAGTTCGTGAAGGATCCGTCTTGGGCGCGCGCGCCGAGCTTAAGCGACAGTCCGACACCGAACGTGACTGCGGTGCAGTCCACCGTGCTGTCGGCGCCGTCAGCCTCCCATGAGACACCGGTGTTCGGTGCAGTGAGCCCCGCTTCGCCCGCGACTCCGGCcagccctcctctctcccctttctttgaTAGGCCCCTGCGCCGCGAGACCACTGCGGTGACCCCAATGGACTTCAGCGGCCAGATGCAGGGTGACCTTCAGCTGCCGGCGGGGCTGGAGCTACGCTTGGGTCAAACTGCTGGCTTGTGTGCGGACTCGCTGACGTCATCGCCTGTCCTCCCCGGCCATCCCCGCGGTAGcgaccacagcgccgccacagcggcggaCAACACAGACGACAGCACGGTGCGCACAAGTATATgcgaggaaggaagggacTGCCCCACTAGCGTTTTAGTGTCTGCGCGTCCGGCTAGGGCCGAGGGGGATGCGGTCGAAGGAGAGACCGAGCCGGACATGAAATGCACCATGACCTCCAGCACCGGCAGGCAAACACTTGAGTCTCCGCTCTCGCCGATAGAGAAAGGCTACACctaccgcagcagcaccatgcGTGTGGGGCATCGCGTCGCAAGCGAGCATGAAGACGAGAGTGAGGGATCGAGGCCCCGCACCTACGCTTCCTTTACTTCCCCAACTACCCGGTGCGACTCCCTAGACACTGCACTGACTGCTGCCACAGAGGGAAGGCAGACGTCCCGCTGCGAGACGGTAGTGCCCCCGGTCACCGTGGATGTGTCTCTGCACTGCACTTTGTCGCAAACCCCAAATCTTGTCTCCTCCAAGCTCGTTAACGATGTCGACGCGGCTGATCACACGGCGCAAGCAGTAGCAATGGTTGGAGCTGACACAAACGACaaggcgcaggtggagggTTATTGCTGTCCGCCAAACGTACTTCCCTGTGCAGTTGTGAAGGAGAGCTCTTGCATCGACGCGCCACCGGCAGTCGTGGCACCTGCCCAAGTGATCTACATACGCCCAAGCGATCCCCTCAGCACAGTCGAGCGGTGCGCCACAGAGCTAACTACGGTGGGGGATAGGGAAGAAGGGAACGAGGATGAGCCTGCGGAGAAGACGAGTGCGGGACTGGAGAGCCAAGGCACAGAGGCGCGGCGGCAAGGCATACAAGAGAGTCGGGAGGTGAGCGGGGCCTCTTTTCTGATGAGAGTCAGTTGCCTCGAGCTCCAGCTCACGTGTGATGGCGCAGGGGATGAGATGCTGGCGCCGACGGCACAGCAGGCGATCAAGCGGACCGTGCAGGCGGCCCGTGAGGAGCACCGGCACACAGTGAATCAgacggaggagatggagcaaCAACCGGGAGCAGGACTTTCCCTTAGACGAAGGGGGCatggcagcagctctgcgagGTTGGTGGTGCAAGATGAAGCGCGGTCCGATGGTGAGGGTGCAACAGCGATTTCCACCGATGTCGTagtgacggcagcggcgcagaaggCGGAGCGGGTGACGCAGTGCTTTACGCACCTCAGCACAGGTACCCCTACTCTAACCTCAGCCCCTACGGCGAAAGGCACAAACACCGGCTTTTTTGACCCCCTCACCCATGTGCGAGGTGGTGCCGGTGCCAGTGAGACCCTTGGGGGGCAGGTGGCTCCCAGCAGCATCTCCAGTTCATTGATTTCAGGCAGTACGATTCtcaccggtgctgccgctaccACGTCGACAGTGTCCGCGACATCCACATTGAGGCCAGGGAGCCTTGGTGGCGTGCTTCTGTCGAGCGGCATTACCAACCCGTTGCAATCCTCCTTTGACTTTTCGCGTAACCCGATCGCTCGCTATGGCGTGAACTCGTCGATGATGTCCGACGCACTTTCCAACGGCACTGTTCCGTTCCGCTCGGTCGCCACCAAAGTGATTGATAAGATGGACCTAGCCCGCAATACCATGAAGCTGAACGCATTCCACAACGAGCTGCGCATGGCAAGTCGGCTCCACCATCCATGTCTGGTGAACATCTTCGGCGTTGCCGAGGATGCGGCGAACTTCTACCTTGTCATGGACCTCGCGGAGAAGGGCAACTTGGCACAGTATCAGGAGCAGTTTGGGGTAGGGGCCACACGCGAGATGGCGCCGCGATTCATGGCAGACGTCGTACTTGCCCTAGAGTACCTTCGTGACGGGTCGCAACACTCGTACTGGATGACGCCATCCCACGACAGCGCAGGGGACATTCTGCTGCACGACCGCAGTCGCAGCACATCCCGGAAGGTCGGGATAAGAGGGGCCACAGGCGCGGCAAGCACCATGGAGCCACACGGCTTCTCCGACTCCACGTGCCTGCATTCCTCATATCAGGACAGCGAAAggactgcagcggcagcggcgccgaagGGACTGGCGCTGTGTGCTTCGATCACACcactgccgtcgcagccTACCGGCGAGACTGAAGGCACTGGTGACATTGGAGAGGATATGTGTAGTAGCACCTCAGTCCTGGGGCTGGCTTGGCAAGAGTCGCTGTGTGAGCCATCAGAATTGCCTTCGCGCACCTCTTCCATAGCTTTCGGACATGAACCccctgcacctcctcacgCCCTCACTTTCCCACGGCAGCAGAGCGATACCGGCGGGTtcctcgcgctgcaggacAGCATCATAGTGCACCGCGATCTCAAGCCGGAAAACCTGTTGCTCACATGGGACTTTCACGTGAAGCTGGCCGACTTTGGCGATGCGTGCTTCTatggcgacgacgaggcgaaCGACTTTGGTGGGACACCGTCCTACATCTCcccggaggtggtggcgcgttGCAAGGCGAGTCCGTACAGCGACTTGTGGGCCCTGGGCTGTGTGCTGTACGAGCTTCTGGTGGGCGAGCGACTCTTCTCCGGCTCGCTGGTCGAAGTGGGCAATGCTGTGCAGAAGTTCAAACCCGAGTCGCTCGTGTTTCCTGACCTGCTGATGTCCACGACGGCGAATTCGTCAGGtgcagaggggaagggggcccagggaagaggcagcggagctggGGCCGCTATCTCAGAAGCGGCCAAGGACTTGGTCAGGCAGCTCCTTCAGCCGGTGCCTGAGGAGCGCCTTGGGTCGGCGGAGCGCGGCGGCTTTGATGCCCTCAAGGCACATTCCTTCTTTGCGGAGATAAACTGGGAGAAAGTGCTGCAGACGTCCAACATGACGACCACTAACACCAACTACACGGCAGCACTGGCCGAGTACCTTGAGCCGGCGGAGATGATGGTGTACTGTTCCCCGGTGAAGTTGTTGCCGAACGTGGAGGGGGGTAGTTGCAAAGAGTACCTGAATggcaaaggcagcagcgccaactcCCGTAACACCCAAGGCAtgctggtgatggtgctCACGGATGCGCCGCGGCTGTTTCTGGTAAACCCTGATCTGGACATGATGCAGCTTGAGATTCCTTGGTCGATGGAGCTACACGTCCGTGTCCTGCGCGCCGAGTGCTTCACCATCACTGTCCCCGTCAGTGATGCCCTCAGATCTCTCTTGACGCCGGCTCCAGAgtcaccgctgtcgccgaAGACAACATCGGGGACAAATCCGATGctctcgagcagcagcttcagtgCAGCTACGGCAAGTATGATCACCTGCACCTTTTTCGACTTCAACCGGCGCGCCGACTTGTGGGGTGTTAAGATCCATCACGTGCAGTCGATGTGCTCCGAGAGGCCGGCACCGGGCAGTGCGGCCTGGGCGAGTCTGTCATGCCACCATTCCCCCCCAGCGATCCCCATGGCTGGCGAGGGATCTCATTTTCCGCTGTTTgttgcctcctctccgccgcagccgcagaacCAGAAGTGCCGTGGCACCTTCACCCCTTCTCCATATTCAGGCAGTGGCTGcttgcagccgctgcgcggAACCCCTTGCACCATGCGGACTGGAAGTCTCGGTAACATGACGATTTCCAGCAGTGAGCACAGCATTGGTGCGCCACGCAGTTGCGCAGAGCTGAGCAGCTACGCGTGTGGCGGTGCCTTGTCAGCGCGCATCACGCCGGTAGCTCGTGCacgtttctctccctccgcccACTGCAGCTCCGTCTCCCCGTCGTCCGCCTTCACTGTGAGCaacagtgctgcagcagcgacaccagGTGCGTCATCAGTCATGTTACGCTCATCTGATTTGGTACAGCCGCCGTCGTGCATAGGAGCGGCTCTCCCGTCTCGTCAGCGCCGCTCGAATATCGTGACCGTGACGATTGCGTCCTCAATCGCGAACGACCCACCCCGCGGCTTTCTCCACACCTCGAGGGTAAATGTAGGCAGCACCGAGAGCACTAGTGGCCCAAAGTCACCCCTCGGCTTTGGCTGTACGAAGACCGAGATGTGGGTGGGGCATGCTACCCCTCCTGCACTGTGCAATACCACCAACACCTCTCCCAACACCACTGGAGCCTCTACGACGAGTACAATCATCATTCCTGTTTGTTATGAGGACTCACCGCAGTCTGATGTGAATCTGAGTGCGACACGCTGGAGTGGCTGCTTGCCGACGCCTGCAACTTCGGTGTGCACTTCGGCAGAGGTCTTGCATTCCTTGAGTTTATCAGCTGCGACGGCTTTTGTGGCTGGATCGGTACCGGAAATGGTGCTGAGGCTATGCAGCAATGGTGACGCTGCCACACCACCTCtggcgtgctgcagccggTCTGAATGTAGTGAGGGTGACAGTCTTCTGGCCAACAGCTTCGAAGGTGCCAACGAGACACAGAGCCCAAGCGAGGACACCCCAGGTCCTTTGAGCACGCCAAGGCAGGTTAGCGGGGCCACCGGGACCCCAGCTGGCTTGTGGTCGCCGAGACTTTGCCGAGAAAACGCGGAGGGAGGAACAGTTAGCAGTGGCGCACCTATCACTCCGTTAAGGGAGACAACAtccactgcagctgccgctaAATTGCCGATCAAGACGTCGCAGGCGCGTCAGCAGTATCAGCTGACGCAGAAGATGAAGAGCAAACCATAa